Proteins co-encoded in one Montipora capricornis isolate CH-2021 chromosome 12, ASM3666992v2, whole genome shotgun sequence genomic window:
- the LOC138027633 gene encoding G2/M phase-specific E3 ubiquitin-protein ligase-like: MDTRKKKWFKPKAMLKVTYVGEPAVDDGGPKREFFTEIFGHIRRTLFSDDGVPNADMRALANDEFKAAGELMACSLIQGGPAPCFLSVNVYDYLIDGMASVQSEKWASLIKDDFLRQSLERIAACKTNDELGALLCEESMMDILQMVGYRGVPSKETLSSVPEIQRYLII; the protein is encoded by the exons ATGGATACCAGGAAGAAGAAATGGTTCAAACCAAAAGCCATGCTTAAAGTTACATATGTTGGAGAACCTGCAGTAGATGATGGTGGTCCAAAACGTGAATTTTTTACag AAATCTTTGGTCATATCAGACGCACACTCTTCAGTGATGATGGTGTCCCCAATGCAGACATGAGAGCTCTTGCCAATGATGAGTTCAAGGCAGCAGGGGAACTCATGGCATGTTCCCTTATTCAAGGAGGGCCTGCACCCTGTTTTTTGTCTGTGAATGTGTATGACTATCTTATTGATGGCATGGCAAGCGTGCAAAGTGAGAAGTGGGCTTCACTCATCAAAGATGATTTCCTGAGGCAGTCACTGGAAAGG ATAGCTGCGTGTAAAACTAATGATGAGCTTGGAGCACTTCTCTGTGAAGAATCTATGATGGACATCCTTCAGATGGTTGGGTATCGTGGGGTACCATCCAAGGAGACCTTGAGTTCTGTTCCAGAAATTCAAAGGTACTTGATTATTTGA